The Acaryochloris thomasi RCC1774 nucleotide sequence CGACTGGTAGGTAATGGGGCGGGGATTATCTGACATGCCGCCATCGACGCTGAGATAGGTCCGCACGCCAGGAACCGTTTTTTGACTGCCCACGGTGTAGGCGGTGAGGCAGGCTGACCCAATTAAAGACCGTCCAGGTTCACACAGAAGCTTGGGGTAGGGAAGCTGCTTCGCTTGGCAGGCTTTGGCAATCCCTTCGCAAACAACTTGGGACCAGGTCAAGATACTGGGGGGATCGTCGGACTCGACGTAGCGAATGCCAAGGCCGCCGCCGACGTTGAGTTCTTGCATCGGCAACCCGGCCTGGTGAGCCTGCTCCAGCCAGCTAACGATCACGCTGGTGAGGTCTTGATGGGGCTGTAGCTCAAAGATTTGGGAGCCGATGTGGGCATGGAGTCCAACCCAGTTGATTTCGGAATGTTTTTGGGCAAAGGTGAGTAGGTCGCTGAATTGCCCAGGGTCAAAGCCAAACTTGCTGTCCAGGTGTCCGGTGCGAATGTATTCATGGGTATGGCATTCGATGCCGGGGGTCATGCGGAACATGACGCGGGGAGAATGTTCAGGCGCTAGTTCTTGAACGAGCTCAACGAGCAGGTCTAGCTCTAGCCAGTTATCAGCGATGATCGTGCAGTGGTTTGCGATCGCAAGCTTCAATTCATCCTGAGACTTGTTGTTGCCGTGCAGATAGAGCTTGGCCGAATCCACACCAGCCTGAAGTGCGGTGTACAGCTCGCCGCCGGAGACCACATCAATCCCTAGTCCCTCGCTGGCGACTAGGGCACAGATAGCAAGGCAATTCCAGGCCTTGGACGCGTAGAGAACCTGAGACTCGCCTGGGTAGAACTGCTCGAAGGCTTGTCGATATTGCTGACAGGCGACCCTCACCGTATGCTCATCAACAATATAAAGCGGCGACCCAAACTGTTTGACCAGATCAACCACGTCACAGTCACCGACGGTCAGCGTTCCCTGGTCAGAGGTCACTGCGGTCAAAGGAATGAGCTGCTGATTGGGAGATCTCTGCTCTGAAAGCACTGGGGAAGCTGGAGACTGACGGGTCTCAAGATTTTGCACGGATACCATAGGTTCTGAGGGAGCAAATTGAACGAACAACGAACGCCAGATAGCCAGGGACCCATACTTTCTGAAGCTCAATACTCTTAGTCTACAATCTGCTGGCCGTCCGCGTGGGGTGGAATACTCAACAAATGCAGCCAAAGAAATTTCTAAGATCGCCCCTCGGGTAAAGCGGGTGGTTTTGAGGCTGATGGTCGACCCATCGCATCACTCAAGGCCCCGATTAAATTATTGCGGGTCTTTGCATGGGCTTCTTGCTCTTGGACTAATGCCTTGGCAAGCCGATCGCGTTCAGCTTCCGCCTGGGTCAAGGCTGTTTGTAACGTTGCGGGCTGTTGGTTAGAGGGTGGCAGGGCTGGAGTTTTAGGCCGAAGCTGGCAGAGCTGCTGCACTTCAGCTCTCAGTTGCTGAATTGTTTTCTGTGCGATCGCGTATTCTTTTCGCCGCTGCTGTGCTTCAACCTCATAGCGATGTCGCCACTTATCGGCCTCAGACTGCCGTTGAGTCGATGGAAGATCTTCTGACACAGGAAAAATAGTTAGGTGAGTATACAACGTTAAATATACGGGGTTCAGACACCCAAGCAAACCTAAACCGCTGTTTGGGCCACCTTAACTTCGGGCTGCTGTGTTTGAGCCGGGTTCTGCATTGCGGCATTCAGCCGGTTGAGGGCGTTGATATAGGCCTGGGCTGACGCCACAATAATGTCAGTGTTGGCGGAGTGACCCGAGAAGATATGATTGCCCTGCTGCAGCCGAATCGTGACTTCACCAATCGCATCAATCCCCGCCGTCACTGACTGGACCGAAAACTCAATCAGTTGATTCGGAACGTTCACGACTCGATTAATGGCCTTGTAAACGGCATCCACGGGGCCAGTGCCCGTTGCGGCATCAGTCAGCTCCTCACCCTCAGGGGTTAACAGCGTTACGGTGGCTGTTGGGCACGCATGATCGCCACTGGAAACCTGTACTAGCTCTAGATGAAAGCCATCTAGTACCTGAGATTGCGTTTCATCCTTCACGATGGCTTCAATATCCCAGTCTGAAATCTCTTTTTTCTTGTCGGCTAAATCCTTAAACCGTAGAAATGCCCGATTAAGATCCTGCTCGGATAGCTCAAACCCAATCTCTCGTAGGCGTGTGCGGAATGCATTGCGCCCTGAGTGTTTGCCCAAAACAATCTGATTGTCCACTAGACCAATGGATTGAGCATCCATAATTTCATAGGTGAGCCGGTTCTTGAGCACTCCATCCTGGTGAATCCCAGACTCGTGGGCAAAGGCATTGGAGCCGACAATGGCTTTGTTCGGCTGCACCAGCATCCCTGTCAGGCTGGAAACTAGGCGAGAGGTCTTGTAGATCTGCTGCGTATCAATGTTCGTTAACGGCGCTTCAGACTCAGGTTCGCGACCCAAAAAAGGATTGTAGTACTGACGCCGCACGTGCATCGCCATCACGAGTTCTTCCAATGCCGCATTGCCTGCTCGCTCACCGATGCCGTTAATGGTGCATTCAAGCTGACGCGCGCCGTTCTTAACCGCTTCTAAAAAGCTGGCCACCGCTAGCCCTAAGTCATTGTGTCCATGAACAGAAATGACGGCCTGATCAATGTTAGGTACGTTGGCCTTAATGCCTGCAATTAATGCCCCGAACTCGCTAGGGGTGATGTAACCCACGGTGTCAGGAATGTTGACGGTAGTGGCACCCGATGCGATCGCATTCTCCAGCATTTCGTAGAGAAACTCCGGATCTGAACGTCCAGCATCTTCTGGCGAGAACTCCACATCATCTGTAAAGGTCTTCGCTAAAGCCACCATGTCAGATGCGATCGCAAGCACCTCAGATCGCGTTTTCTTCAGCTTATGCTTCAGATGGATATCGGAGGTGGCAATAAAGGTGTGAATACGCTTGTGAGCGGCAGGCTTCAACGCGGCGGCTGCCCGCTCGATATCTTGGCGCGTTGCGCGGGCTAGGCCACAAATCACGGGACCGTCTTCAGTGCCTACAACATCAGCGATCTGCTGCACGGCTTCAAAATCGCCGGGGCTAGCAAAGGGAAAACCGGCCTCAATGACATCAACGCCAAGGCGGGCAAGCTGTTTAGCAATGGTCAGCTTTTCGGCTACATTCAGCGTGGCCCCTGGTGACTGCTCGCCATCGCGGAGCGTCGTGTCAAAAATAAGGATGCGATCGACTTGATCAGGCTGAACTTTCATAACCTCTCCCGCGCTTGAGGAACCTATGGAAAAAGTAGGTACCTCCATTCTACTTAGATTTGAAGCTTTTCGATGGACGCCTTGCCGCTTTTCAGAGTGTTGCTCTCGATACTGAGCTATTTTGCCCGTGGAGAGATCTGGCAGCACCCCTGCAAGCCGCGCTCTGGTCCTCCTGTTCATGGCTGCACCTGAGGGGCTCTAAGCTCTATACCTTCAGACCGGGGATTGCCCTACAATCCATAGGAGTGACAAATGACCTTGCCAAAAATCATTGAGATCGATGGGGGAAATTGTCCGGCCCGCCCTTCTATAGTTATGCACTCCTATGCCCCGTCGCGACGATCTGCACAAAATCCTGCTCATCGGGTCTGGCCCCATCGTGATTGGCCAAGCCTGTGAGTTTGATTATTCTGGAACCCAAGCCTGCAAAGCTTTGCGGGATGAAGGTTATGAAGTGGTGTTGATTAATTCCAATCCCGCGACAATCATGACCGACCCCGATACGGCAGAGCGCACCTACATTGAGCCGCTAACGCCAGAACTCGTAGAGAAGGTGATTGCTCAGGAGCGGCCTGATGCGCTGCTGCCAACGATGGGAGGGCAAACCGCTCTTAACTTAGCCGTGACTCTGGCGAAGAAAGGGGTGCTGGACCAATACGGAGTTGAACTGATTGGAGCCAAGCTACCTGCCATTGAGATGGCTGAAGACCGCAGGCTGTTTAAAGAGGCGATGGAGCGCGTCAACTTGGGCGTCTGTCCGTCAGGTCTGGCAGAGACTATGGCCGAGGCGAAAGAGATTGCCCAGCAGATTGGCACCTATCCGCTGATTGTGCGTCCGGCTTATACCCTGGGTGGGACGGGGGGGGGGATTGCCTATAACCAAGAAGAATATGAGGTGATTGCTCAATCAGGACTTGACGCTAGCCCTGTATCACAGATCCTCGTCGAGAAATCTCTAATTGGCTGGAAGGAGTATGAGCTAGAGGTCATGCGGGATCTCGCGGACAATGTCGTGATCATTTGTTCGATTGAAAATATTGACCCGATGGGCATTCATACAGGGGACTCGATTACGGTGGCTCCCGCCCAAACACTCACGGATAAGGAATACCAGCGGTTGCGAGATGCCTCAATCAAGATCATTCGTGAAATTGGGGTTGAAACGGGCGGCTCTAATATCCAGTTTGCCGTTAATCCTGATAATGGCCAAGTCGTTGTTATTGAGATGAACCCTCGGGTGTCTCGCTCTTCAGCGCTGGCATCAAAGGCAACGGGGTTCCCGATCGCAAAGTTTGCGGCCAAGTTAGCAGTGGGCTACACCCTCAACGAAATCCCCAACGATATTACTGAAAAGACGCCAGCTAGTTTTGAACCCACCATTGACTACGTGGTCACGAAGATCCCTCGGTTTGCCTTCGAGAAGTTCCCGGGGTCTCAGGCTGTGCTGACCACCCAGATGAAGTCGGTGGGCGAGGCGATGGCAATTGGCCGCACCTTCCAAGAGTCGTTTCAAAAGGCCTTGCGCTCTTTAGAAACAGGACGGTTTGGCTGGGGGTGTGACGGTCAAGATTCCACCAACGGACGTAAGGATATGCTTCCTAGTCTGGAGCAAATTCGCGGCGGTCTACGAACCCCCAACCCAGAGCGCATCTATACGGTTCGTCATGCCCTTCTGATGAAAATGTCAGTGGAGGAAATCTATGAGATTACGGGTATTGATCCTTGGTTTCTATGGCAGTTTCAAGATTTACTCAGCACCTCAAAGCTTCTCAAAAGGACTCCTTTAGAGGAGCTGAATACAGAGCAACTGTGGCAGATTAAGCGTCAGGGATTTAGCGACTACCAAATTGCCTACGCTACGCGAACCACTGAGGATCAGGTGCGAGAGCATCGGAAGGGTATGGGGGTTGTGCCTGCCTATAAAACAGTAGACACCTGCGCGGCAGAATTTGAGGCCTATACTCCTTATTACTATTCCACCTACGAATATGAATCTGAGGTGCTGCCTTCAGATCGACGGAAGGTGATGATTCTGGGGTCTGGTCCGAATCGTATTGGTCAAGGTATTGAGTTTGACTACTGCTGCTGTCATGCTTCCTATGCGCTACGGGATGATGGATTTGAGACCATTATGGTGAACTCCAATCCCGAAACGGTTTCAACGGATTATGACACTAGCGATCGCCTTTACTTCGAGCCACTGACCAAAGAAGACGTGCTCAATATCATCGAAGCGGAACAGCCTGAAGGGATCATTATTCAGTTCGGGGGTCAGACGCCGCTGAAGCTGGCGGTGCCGTTGCAAGAGTATTTGCAAGATCACCCGGCCACTAAAATCTGGGGCACCTCTCCCGACTCGATCGATATGGCTGAAGATCGGGAGCGGTTTGAGCAGGCTTTGCGGGAGCTAGAGATTCCCCAGCCCGACAATGGCATGGCCCGCAGCAGTCGAGAAGCAAAGAAAATTGCCCAGCGGATTGAGTATCCGGTGGTGGTGCGCCCTAGCTATGTATTGGGCGGGCGAGCTATGGAGATTGTCTACTCTGATGCAGAGTTAGAGCACTACA carries:
- the lysA gene encoding diaminopimelate decarboxylase — encoded protein: MVSVQNLETRQSPASPVLSEQRSPNQQLIPLTAVTSDQGTLTVGDCDVVDLVKQFGSPLYIVDEHTVRVACQQYRQAFEQFYPGESQVLYASKAWNCLAICALVASEGLGIDVVSGGELYTALQAGVDSAKLYLHGNNKSQDELKLAIANHCTIIADNWLELDLLVELVQELAPEHSPRVMFRMTPGIECHTHEYIRTGHLDSKFGFDPGQFSDLLTFAQKHSEINWVGLHAHIGSQIFELQPHQDLTSVIVSWLEQAHQAGLPMQELNVGGGLGIRYVESDDPPSILTWSQVVCEGIAKACQAKQLPYPKLLCEPGRSLIGSACLTAYTVGSQKTVPGVRTYLSVDGGMSDNPRPITYQSLYSPVIANRMTEAASETVTIAGKHCESGDILLKDAALPPSQPGDILVILGTGAYNYSMASNYNRLPRPAAVLVQAGEANLIVQRETFQDLIRHDCLPSRLQPV
- a CDS encoding 2-isopropylmalate synthase; this encodes MKVQPDQVDRILIFDTTLRDGEQSPGATLNVAEKLTIAKQLARLGVDVIEAGFPFASPGDFEAVQQIADVVGTEDGPVICGLARATRQDIERAAAALKPAAHKRIHTFIATSDIHLKHKLKKTRSEVLAIASDMVALAKTFTDDVEFSPEDAGRSDPEFLYEMLENAIASGATTVNIPDTVGYITPSEFGALIAGIKANVPNIDQAVISVHGHNDLGLAVASFLEAVKNGARQLECTINGIGERAGNAALEELVMAMHVRRQYYNPFLGREPESEAPLTNIDTQQIYKTSRLVSSLTGMLVQPNKAIVGSNAFAHESGIHQDGVLKNRLTYEIMDAQSIGLVDNQIVLGKHSGRNAFRTRLREIGFELSEQDLNRAFLRFKDLADKKKEISDWDIEAIVKDETQSQVLDGFHLELVQVSSGDHACPTATVTLLTPEGEELTDAATGTGPVDAVYKAINRVVNVPNQLIEFSVQSVTAGIDAIGEVTIRLQQGNHIFSGHSANTDIIVASAQAYINALNRLNAAMQNPAQTQQPEVKVAQTAV
- the carB gene encoding carbamoyl-phosphate synthase large subunit, with protein sequence MPRRDDLHKILLIGSGPIVIGQACEFDYSGTQACKALRDEGYEVVLINSNPATIMTDPDTAERTYIEPLTPELVEKVIAQERPDALLPTMGGQTALNLAVTLAKKGVLDQYGVELIGAKLPAIEMAEDRRLFKEAMERVNLGVCPSGLAETMAEAKEIAQQIGTYPLIVRPAYTLGGTGGGIAYNQEEYEVIAQSGLDASPVSQILVEKSLIGWKEYELEVMRDLADNVVIICSIENIDPMGIHTGDSITVAPAQTLTDKEYQRLRDASIKIIREIGVETGGSNIQFAVNPDNGQVVVIEMNPRVSRSSALASKATGFPIAKFAAKLAVGYTLNEIPNDITEKTPASFEPTIDYVVTKIPRFAFEKFPGSQAVLTTQMKSVGEAMAIGRTFQESFQKALRSLETGRFGWGCDGQDSTNGRKDMLPSLEQIRGGLRTPNPERIYTVRHALLMKMSVEEIYEITGIDPWFLWQFQDLLSTSKLLKRTPLEELNTEQLWQIKRQGFSDYQIAYATRTTEDQVREHRKGMGVVPAYKTVDTCAAEFEAYTPYYYSTYEYESEVLPSDRRKVMILGSGPNRIGQGIEFDYCCCHASYALRDDGFETIMVNSNPETVSTDYDTSDRLYFEPLTKEDVLNIIEAEQPEGIIIQFGGQTPLKLAVPLQEYLQDHPATKIWGTSPDSIDMAEDRERFEQALRELEIPQPDNGMARSSREAKKIAQRIEYPVVVRPSYVLGGRAMEIVYSDAELEHYMTYAVQVEPDHPILIDKFLENAIEIDVDAIADHHGNVVIGGIMEHIEEAGIHSGDSACSIPTISLSDEALNTIRTWTIKLAQKLKVVGLMNLQIAIKGEQLYIIEANPRASRTVPFVSKAIGRPLAQIASRLMAGQTLAELGITSERIPEYISVKEAVLPFAKFPGTDTILGPEMRSTGEAMGMDREFGKAYAKSQLSANQTMPLEGTVFVSMSDRDKQAVVPIVKELISLGFKVVATSGTQQVLQAHDIEVEQVYKLHEGRPHVLDWIKNQQVQLILNTPTGSEAHVDGRKIRRAALTYKVPIVTTISGARATAAAIRALQSEPMDVKALQDYHASFA